ACCAAGCACCAAGGTCTCAACGAGTAACTTGAGTATGGAACCAGCAGCACCAAGCTCCATGACAAGCTGCATATGAACCAAAACAAAGTGCTTCTTGCTCTCCATTTTTCTAGCCTTTCAGGAATTAATCATATCATAATTGCAAAACTTATACCTGACAAaaagattgataaataaatgCTTTCGATTTTCTTCCATCACCATTGATTACAATTGTTATATTATAAGCAAGTTTGGATGCATTCCCAATTTCTTGTCTGTTTTGTCTTTAATAATTGAATGCAATTCTCATatgtcaaaattaaacaaatatgaTGCCGACTGGACCGAAAAAGTATTGGTACAATCGACATTAGTACTCTTACAAATtgtcaattataaaaaaacaagGTATTAGGACAAAATTTAGAAACCTATAATGAAAATGATCATTCcctaaagaacaaaaaaaaaaaaaaaaaaagtaaaggaATAAAAGTTTTGAAACCTTTGGGATTCTTTTTAATCGTTTGCATCTGTCAACCATGAAATATTTATCCATTTCATAATTATCTCACACACTTTGTCACAGTTACTAACCCAACAAGCAAAACTTCCACTAATTTCATTGCCCAAATTAgagttttctattatttgttTCTGAAGTAATAGACAGAAAACAACATACAGTACTTACAATACTTATCTAATTCAACTGAATAATTGTTATGTGCTACGCATATTTCTCAGCTATTTACTATACTTGTCAGCAATCTCTTCCATGCATAGGCAAAGCTCTTTAGGCTTTGAAAGCATCACCATATGACCAGCTTCCTTGATCACTTTCACTTCTTGAGGTGGGCTATTCTTGATCATGAATTGCTGAAATTCTTCCGTCATCACTTCATCTTCTTCACAAACTATAAAAGCCCGACAGACCGACCCGAATTTCACTTCTGTTAGCATAGAATTATTGGCAAAATCCTCATAAAATAACCCAGTTGGTCTTATCAGCATCTTAGCTAGTTCAAGATCCTGCAAACAGCCAATTACAACACATATAAATGGACCATGACATCaccaaaaaattaataattaaattgtacTGTTCAATTAAGGTAAAAGTGTTATTGATTTCTTGCCTCAGGTTTGCAGTACTGATACATCTTTATTTTCATGTATTCTGGACCAAAGATTGCTGAAGTTGGAGGATTTTCTATTCCTTTAGCAAACGTAAATTGGCAATCCATTGATGGCTCCGCTGAAGTTCTTTTGAAGTACTAAtagcagaaaaaggaagaaattagAGTTACTATGagtaagtttatatatatatacatatcaaGAGTGAGTGTTAATATTACTTCTTGTATGAGATTTCCTGGTGGAGAGCTGAAAGAAGGCATATAAGCTGAAACAAAAACTGCAACCAAAATTTTCTCAGGAAAGTTCTCCATGGCTAGAGAAATACATAGACCAGCATAGCTATGACCAACCAAAACAATTCTCGTATCCTGAGGAAGAGAAGCCATGAACTCCATTAAAGGCTGCGAGTAATCTGAAATGTATGTAATCTCATCAAGCCGCCTTGGGTCAATACCTGAAGCACCAAGGTCCAAGGCAGTCACATGGTGGCCGGCTAGTTTGAGCATAGTTACAAGCTTGTACCAGCACCATGCTCCATGGCAAGCTCCATGAACTAAAACGAAGTGTTTCCCACTTTCCATTTCGCTACCTTTTCTTATCTTACGATCAGGAACTAGCTTTCTATCGGTTTAAAAAGAAGGATTTCGGGTCCTGAAAGGATAATTAATGGTGCTTGTGATATATAGGGTCCATTCTTCTGCCAGTGCTAATGACTCGAGAAAAAGAATGGcttattactattaaaaaaaaaccggaactctaaaatttttctaaattttgctAATCATTTTAAAGGTTTAAAAATTGGAAGATTTTTACCTATTTTGGAATATACATCACAACTAATAGGATAGTGACagatgaatattttatatttcggtattggatatttaaaatatactttatcatttgaaactaataattatatgtcAATTATCTAGTGATACATACCAaacctaaataaaaaaaattgtctaGAATTCGGCTGCTAAAATGCTGAGCTAGcagaatttattaaattaacaacaATAAGAAAGTTAAGAGTTTAAGTGAAACTTCATTACCAATTAATTCTgaatttttgatttttcttttttaatttggtctatttctaaagaatttttaaactttagtTACAaactaaacttttattttattcttattatttgaCTAAAATTCGACCGTTGCAACAATATAAGTTCACAGTAAGactcattaaaataaataacaataagaaaTTGATGGTTGTAAGTTAATCATAGCGTTGCTGACtcatcaaaaaaatttaaaattcgttttttttattaatattgaaactTATCATTTTgcataaattatttgtttgtcattacattttttattattttattttgtgaaaAACTGTAAATTTCAATAtaatgaaatgaatttttgaattttagatGAACCCGTAATACTATGGCTTACTCATCACTTTTTTAGgcttcatttttcttcaattttaattattaacaacttattattaattattattattattattattataaataagaaaaaaatattgaaatggcatctttttattgtttaagataaataagaaattaaaaaaaacattttataaatatgtaaaGACCTTCTTATCCTTCCCATTCTACTTTCATTATATTacaaaaagatttaaattctttatctTCCTTCATTTTTCTCTTCATTTCCTTCCCAAGCAAAGGATAATTTCCACTCTAATTCTCTTCTCCTCCTCACGTGCTCTCCCAAACGACAAAATTGACTTCCATCCCATTTTCTTTCCCCTCTTTCTTCCTCTTATCTTTCCCCATTCCCAAACAAAAGGGTTCATATAAGTTTCAAAATCGCCTTGTCATCATGTTTGACACAGCTTGACAGAAAGTTCGAAAATGAGAGACATGAATTGCAATATCAAATATTCTGGAGTTAAAACATGGCAGGCAACATCACCCTTAGGATATGATCAGGGATCAGTTATATATGGTATTCATTCATTAGATTGTTCTCAGTGTAACATGTAGACGGCAATTCAAGCACCTCCAAGGATAAAGAAATGTGCAAAAGAAGAaggatattgacaaatatgacCCCGTTGAACATGCAGCTAGCAGTTGCTTTCTGAAGGATCAATCTTCCTTCGCCCTGTCACTTTCTGAAGGATCAACCTATATACAGGTTTCAAGACAATCATCATCAACAGAATATTATACCCTTTTGAACCTTTGAGCTGATGAAATAGTCCAGTCACCAACTGTTATAAATCAGCTAAGCATGGTTGGATGCCCTGTCTGTAGC
The sequence above is drawn from the Ricinus communis isolate WT05 ecotype wild-type chromosome 7, ASM1957865v1, whole genome shotgun sequence genome and encodes:
- the LOC8267258 gene encoding methylesterase 10, yielding MESGKHFVLVHGACHGAWCWYKLVTMLKLAGHHVTALDLGASGIDPRRLDEITYISDYSQPLMEFMASLPQDTRIVLVGHSYAGLCISLAMENFPEKILVAVFVSAYMPSFSSPPGNLIQEYFKRTSAEPSMDCQFTFAKGIENPPTSAIFGPEYMKIKMYQYCKPEDLELAKMLIRPTGLFYEDFANNSMLTEVKFGSVCRAFIVCEEDEVMTEEFQQFMIKNSPPQEVKVIKEAGHMVMLSKPKELCLCMEEIADKYSK